A region of Borrelia hispanica CRI DNA encodes the following proteins:
- a CDS encoding complement regulator-acquiring protein — MKIYFFSISFLFIILSSCKSDPNKHSNGTSIQKDDIASPQTRIQNEYKKETEKREKQIIIKSLKEQIQNVTDLIELDKNNIEENEPADQFGMKNGAFKIVIGNPSQKAYNDPKSQENRRQFYSSLNYDEDKIRQLGIILNQITSDSANRGQLHIDITNAGRAYSQFLFERAIDKLEEYQNKFDLLNFRDLITIKVKLNSIVQLRLLWQNTVDNIIRDYEDNIIGIKTDSQKLIEHIREQYGDVLKNKIPKIGIIVGDLNKILKTLN, encoded by the coding sequence TTGAAAATTTATTTTTTTAGTATATCTTTTTTATTCATTATTTTAAGTTCTTGTAAATCAGATCCGAATAAACACTCAAATGGAACATCAATACAAAAAGATGACATAGCATCACCACAAACACGAATACAAAATGAATATAAAAAAGAGACCGAAAAAAGAGAAAAGCAGATTATAATAAAGTCTTTAAAAGAACAGATTCAAAATGTTACTGATTTAATAGAACTAGATAAAAACAATATTGAAGAGAATGAACCTGCAGATCAATTTGGAATGAAAAATGGGGCTTTTAAAATTGTTATAGGAAATCCTAGTCAAAAGGCTTACAACGATCCTAAAAGTCAAGAAAACAGAAGACAATTTTATTCATCATTAAATTATGATGAAGATAAAATTAGGCAGCTTGGAATAATACTTAATCAAATAACTTCCGATAGCGCTAACAGAGGACAGTTGCACATAGATATCACAAATGCAGGAAGGGCTTACTCTCAATTTTTATTTGAAAGAGCAATTGATAAACTTGAAGAATATCAAAATAAATTTGATTTACTAAATTTTAGAGATTTAATAACAATAAAAGTAAAACTCAATTCAATTGTACAGTTGAGATTACTCTGGCAAAACACTGTAGATAATATTATTAGAGATTATGAAGATAATATTATTGGCATTAAAACTGATAGTCAAAAACTCATTGAACACATAAGAGAACAATATGGAGATGTACTTAAAAATAAAATTCCAAAAATTGGCATTATAGTTGGAGATCTCAATAAGATTTTAAAAACATTAAATTAA
- a CDS encoding complement regulator-acquiring protein, translated as MKIYFFISNLVIISILTNCSSDVKRFFPKTGIVGLRNFLDSLDPERRKNILIYEIIKQVYYIKTVLDLHNDQNWIEDSTQFGMKENGKAFNVLDNKLNIYKVSDARNLFIRRIFYLSFEYDETRIKNFGMILNKIIETVNDESNDLLKDITNVAMIYAQNYFVDEFRLLLDKVDKLQSLELDMLKFLKDKFDQLAMFKKSWNYIVNNLIGDFLNNKNNIQNDRIKLILYINQYYKLHFMKINNIKGLSNDIKDILAKI; from the coding sequence TTGAAAATTTATTTTTTTATCAGTAATTTGGTTATAATTTCGATTTTGACTAATTGCAGTTCGGATGTTAAACGCTTCTTTCCAAAAACAGGGATTGTAGGTTTACGAAATTTTTTGGATAGTTTAGATCCAGAAAGACGTAAAAATATTTTGATATATGAAATTATTAAACAAGTTTATTATATTAAAACAGTACTCGATCTACACAATGATCAAAATTGGATTGAAGATAGCACGCAATTTGGGATGAAAGAGAATGGTAAGGCATTTAATGTTCTTGACAATAAATTAAATATTTATAAAGTAAGTGATGCGAGAAATTTATTTATTCGAAGAATATTTTATTTGTCTTTTGAATATGATGAGACGAGAATTAAAAATTTTGGAATGATTCTCAACAAAATAATCGAAACAGTTAATGATGAAAGTAACGATTTGCTTAAAGATATCACAAATGTGGCAATGATTTATGCACAGAATTACTTTGTAGATGAATTTCGATTACTGCTTGATAAAGTCGATAAACTTCAATCTTTAGAACTTGATATGTTGAAATTTTTAAAAGATAAATTCGATCAATTAGCAATGTTCAAAAAAAGTTGGAATTACATTGTAAATAATCTTATTGGGGATTTTTTAAATAATAAAAATAATATTCAAAACGATAGAATCAAACTAATACTTTATATCAATCAATACTATAAATTGCATTTTATGAAAATTAATAATATTAAAGGGCTTAGTAATGATATTAAAGATATTTTAGCCAAAATTTAA
- a CDS encoding virulence associated lipoprotein — MKQKVFVIFILVNLLLIACGQDNKAPVDNANAKKREEIKGIKNLIPHSALRALKVHNDATWDEDKAGYDLKGADQLFNKISYTSASGTPALYDGTTANTDASISKAARKEVYLACEYKSDFIKAFASVINKLAVVPATIARLEDLVLKIRGYAKAYYIDVYDTLKKKLNNLEKLSLADVESLRTRLVELEEAKKALRYEAIQPIIDAYINKESIVTGVANHHLQNAATTVEEIVKYGEDKLPGFNTRLNKIISISGQIKGILSSI; from the coding sequence TTGAAACAAAAAGTTTTTGTTATATTTATTTTAGTAAATTTATTGCTAATAGCTTGTGGTCAAGACAATAAGGCTCCTGTTGATAATGCAAATGCAAAAAAACGAGAAGAGATTAAAGGAATTAAAAATTTAATTCCTCACTCAGCATTAAGGGCATTAAAAGTGCATAATGATGCAACTTGGGATGAAGATAAGGCAGGATATGATCTTAAAGGTGCTGATCAATTGTTTAATAAAATTTCATATACATCAGCTTCTGGAACTCCAGCTTTATATGATGGTACAACGGCTAATACTGATGCTAGTATAAGCAAAGCAGCAAGAAAAGAAGTTTATCTGGCTTGTGAGTATAAGAGTGATTTTATTAAAGCTTTTGCAAGTGTTATTAATAAATTAGCTGTAGTTCCTGCAACTATAGCAAGATTGGAAGATCTGGTTTTAAAGATAAGAGGGTATGCTAAGGCTTACTACATAGATGTATATGATACCTTAAAAAAGAAACTAAATAATCTTGAGAAACTATCTTTAGCAGATGTAGAATCGTTGAGAACCAGATTAGTCGAACTTGAAGAAGCAAAAAAGGCATTAAGATATGAGGCAATACAACCAATTATCGATGCTTACATTAATAAGGAATCAATTGTTACAGGAGTAGCAAATCATCATCTACAAAATGCTGCTACCACCGTTGAGGAGATAGTGAAGTATGGGGAAGACAAGTTGCCTGGTTTTAACACTCGACTTAATAAGATTATAAGTATAAGTGGTCAAATTAAAGGTATCTTGAGTAGTATCTAG
- a CDS encoding virulence associated lipoprotein, which yields MKKKVFIIFMLISLISLLLIACGQNGETAEAQQKLERARKERRRREGGVLEDQRKAEIEYIQSATPDTVITVLGYHNDANWNGEVANAADFAGVLAVFANVPHRVDGQTEFLYNGTKIGGTAAGDASAEGKAVRKEIYLALHYESSFIIDFGIVFNKFINSPALVTKHAKELKEFFEKIRNYARAYYIDAYGTLRSKLGKLNSLSLDEARSLSAKLGQLESARVKLISGVIAQVKSDLNNSSPRAGGVHLKGSATTADQIKTYWESKSATFDADCAEIIRISGEIKGVLDDLK from the coding sequence TTGAAAAAAAAAGTTTTTATTATATTTATGTTAATAAGTTTAATTAGTTTATTGCTAATAGCTTGTGGTCAGAACGGAGAAACTGCAGAGGCACAACAAAAACTAGAACGAGCAAGAAAGGAAAGACGAAGACGAGAAGGAGGAGTATTAGAAGATCAAAGAAAAGCAGAAATTGAATACATTCAAAGTGCAACTCCTGATACGGTGATAACAGTATTAGGCTATCATAATGATGCAAATTGGAACGGTGAAGTAGCCAATGCCGCTGATTTTGCTGGTGTCCTTGCAGTGTTTGCCAACGTTCCACATAGAGTAGATGGTCAAACGGAATTCTTATATAATGGTACAAAGATTGGTGGTACAGCGGCTGGCGATGCTTCTGCTGAAGGCAAAGCAGTAAGAAAAGAAATTTATCTAGCTCTTCATTATGAGTCAAGTTTTATTATTGATTTTGGAATTGTTTTTAATAAATTCATTAATTCTCCGGCATTAGTTACAAAACATGCAAAAGAATTAAAAGAGTTTTTTGAAAAGATAAGAAATTATGCTAGAGCTTACTATATAGATGCATATGGTACCTTACGAAGTAAACTAGGTAAACTTAATTCACTGTCTTTAGACGAGGCAAGATCTTTGAGTGCCAAATTGGGACAACTTGAATCAGCAAGAGTGAAGTTAATAAGTGGTGTAATAGCCCAAGTTAAAAGTGATTTAAATAACAGTAGTCCAAGAGCAGGAGGTGTTCATCTAAAAGGTAGTGCTACCACCGCTGATCAGATAAAAACATATTGGGAATCAAAGTCAGCTACATTTGATGCTGACTGTGCTGAGATTATAAGGATAAGTGGTGAAATTAAAGGGGTCTTGGATGATCTTAAGTAA
- a CDS encoding virulence associated lipoprotein has translation MKKKVFIIFMLISLISLLLIACGQNGDNAEAQRKSEEEKARRAREEKRLEEEKPGRIAIIKNATSSEVKKVLAKHNDENWSDDTVHTSFFDAINAVFGAVPHKVVGQTEFLYNDATAGDRAKESKAARREVYLAFDYFLGSINAFGEFVKKLVETSALATKNKAKLKDLLSKIRKSAKAYYIDSYDTLEKKLSKLGSLSGTDVKSLEDNLDALETARAKLIASVVRPLKKRYSVIGNFLANSGSASVNSTADEIETYWDTDLSKNFNFRCNELIRIGGEIKKILDRAH, from the coding sequence TTGAAAAAAAAAGTTTTTATTATATTTATGTTAATAAGTTTAATAAGTTTATTGCTAATAGCTTGTGGTCAAAACGGAGATAATGCAGAGGCACAACGAAAATCAGAAGAAGAAAAGGCAAGAAGAGCACGAGAAGAAAAACGATTAGAAGAGGAAAAGCCAGGAAGAATTGCAATCATTAAAAATGCAACTTCTAGTGAAGTGAAAAAAGTATTAGCCAAGCATAATGATGAAAATTGGAGTGATGATACAGTCCATACCAGTTTTTTTGATGCTATCAATGCAGTGTTTGGAGCAGTTCCACATAAAGTAGTTGGTCAAACGGAATTCTTATATAATGATGCAACGGCTGGCGATAGGGCGAAGGAAAGCAAAGCAGCAAGAAGAGAAGTTTATCTAGCTTTTGATTATTTTTTGGGTTCGATTAATGCTTTTGGAGAGTTTGTTAAGAAATTAGTTGAGACTTCGGCATTAGCTACAAAAAATAAAGCCAAATTAAAAGATTTACTTAGCAAGATAAGAAAGTCTGCCAAAGCTTATTATATAGATTCATATGATACCTTAGAAAAGAAACTAAGTAAACTTGGGTCACTGTCTGGGACAGATGTAAAATCGTTGGAGGACAACTTGGACGCACTTGAAACAGCAAGAGCAAAATTAATAGCTAGTGTAGTACGACCACTTAAAAAGAGGTATTCAGTTATTGGAAACTTTTTGGCTAATTCAGGATCAGCTTCGGTTAACAGCACTGCTGATGAAATAGAGACATATTGGGATACAGATTTATCAAAGAATTTTAATTTTAGATGCAATGAGCTTATAAGGATAGGTGGTGAAATTAAAAAGATCTTGGATAGGGCCCATTAA
- a CDS encoding virulence associated lipoprotein — MRRKFFIVFMLISLFLIACGQNGKKPVDPVDNAAAQLKLKEEEEERKLEQEERFERRTKIVDIKRNGIPSEVIEILKEYRKGPSKLKGIYEYYAYSYYDDIFGSINEVFKKVPYKNGVDDNGNEFVYSDIRDKTTADVAARQAAREEVLLAFGYSSGFARAFGELAKKLVETSALLTKNKDKLKDLLIKIRDCAKAYYLDAYDTLENKLGILELLSAAEVKSLHDNLDLLKTEREKLVSNVVEPLKDKYPIIGECLADPASSSISNTLTADEIETYWDTLSAEFDSICAEIIRISGEIKGILDNIKVKG; from the coding sequence TTGAGACGAAAATTTTTTATTGTATTTATGTTAATAAGTTTATTTCTAATAGCTTGTGGTCAAAACGGAAAAAAGCCTGTTGATCCTGTTGATAATGCAGCGGCACAACTAAAATTAAAAGAAGAAGAGGAAGAACGAAAACTAGAACAAGAAGAAAGATTTGAAAGACGAACAAAAATTGTAGACATTAAAAGAAATGGAATTCCTAGTGAAGTGATAGAAATATTAAAAGAGTATCGTAAGGGTCCTTCAAAATTGAAGGGTATTTACGAGTATTATGCTTACTCTTACTATGATGATATTTTTGGAAGTATCAATGAAGTGTTTAAAAAAGTTCCATATAAAAATGGAGTAGATGATAATGGCAATGAGTTCGTATATAGTGATATAAGGGATAAGACAACGGCTGATGTTGCTGCAAGGCAAGCAGCAAGAGAAGAAGTTCTTCTAGCTTTTGGCTATAGTAGCGGTTTTGCTCGGGCTTTTGGAGAGCTTGCTAAGAAATTAGTTGAGACTTCGGCATTACTTACAAAAAATAAAGACAAATTAAAAGATTTACTTATAAAGATAAGAGATTGTGCCAAAGCTTATTATTTAGATGCATATGATACCTTAGAAAATAAATTGGGTATCCTTGAGTTACTGTCTGCAGCAGAAGTAAAATCGTTGCATGACAACTTGGACTTACTTAAAACAGAAAGAGAAAAATTAGTATCTAATGTAGTAGAACCACTTAAAGATAAGTATCCAATTATTGGAGAATGTTTGGCTGATCCAGCATCCTCAAGCATTTCGAATACTCTCACCGCTGATGAAATAGAGACATATTGGGACACATTATCAGCTGAATTTGATTCTATTTGTGCTGAGATTATAAGGATAAGTGGTGAAATTAAAGGAATCTTGGATAATATTAAGGTCAAAGGTTAA
- a CDS encoding virulence associated lipoprotein, producing the protein MKQKVFIIFMLISLISLFLIACGQNGDNAGTQLNSEQEEKEKRERIETIKNATPSDVKKVLGYHNDANWKGEGTADFTNITAVFAKVPHRVANDGTEFLYNDTMSSDRAKESKAARREVYLALGYSNDFIWVFGGFTIKLIILDLVTKNKTKLKDFLIKIRKAAKAYYIDSYDTLEKKLSNLESLSLAEVKSLSIKLGELDTAQAKLVSNVVQPFREKYSLTEEYLANRNSKISSTITADEIETYWNTLSDKFYSSCNEIIRISGDIKGILDNI; encoded by the coding sequence TTGAAACAAAAAGTTTTTATTATATTTATGTTAATAAGTTTAATAAGTTTATTTCTAATAGCTTGTGGTCAAAACGGAGATAATGCAGGGACACAACTAAACTCAGAACAAGAAGAAAAGGAAAAACGAGAAAGAATTGAAACCATTAAAAATGCAACTCCTAGTGATGTGAAAAAAGTATTAGGCTATCATAATGATGCAAATTGGAAAGGTGAAGGAACTGCTGATTTTACTAATATCACTGCAGTGTTTGCCAAAGTTCCACATAGAGTAGCTAATGATGGAACGGAATTCTTATATAATGATACAATGTCTAGCGATAGGGCGAAGGAAAGCAAAGCAGCAAGAAGAGAAGTTTATCTAGCTCTTGGCTATAGTAACGATTTTATTTGGGTTTTTGGAGGGTTTACTATTAAATTAATTATTTTGGACCTAGTTACAAAAAATAAAACCAAATTAAAAGATTTCCTTATCAAGATAAGAAAGGCTGCCAAAGCTTATTATATAGATTCATATGATACCTTAGAAAAGAAACTGAGTAACCTTGAGTCACTGTCTTTAGCAGAAGTAAAATCGTTGAGTATCAAATTGGGAGAACTTGACACAGCACAAGCAAAATTAGTATCTAATGTAGTGCAACCATTTAGGGAGAAGTATTCACTTACTGAAGAATATTTGGCTAATCGAAACTCAAAAATTTCGAGTACCATCACTGCTGATGAAATAGAGACATATTGGAACACATTATCAGATAAATTTTATTCTAGTTGTAATGAGATTATAAGGATAAGTGGTGATATTAAAGGAATCTTGGATAATATTTAA
- a CDS encoding virulence associated lipoprotein: MRGKVFIVFMLVSLLLMACGQNGKTPVDNAEAQRIQETAVRKRQLKQKEGKKEKQRKLEEIEVIKDVIPSAVIGVLSKHNDPEWNDDIEYFSTYFVGISVVFKKVPYKVVDGNEFLYGVIGDNRGADAAARKAARREVYLAFGYFYNLIRVFGAFALRLVRLPELVAEHKETLRDFLFKIRDCAKAYYLDVYDALQKKLDKLEILSLEHLKLLRTKLEELDAAKRAFIVDIVQPMQVRFSVTTEMSKAAIKNNKITADEMEEYWETKLSSKFDARCNDIMRLASAIKDILDKI, encoded by the coding sequence TTGAGAGGAAAAGTTTTTATTGTATTTATGTTAGTTAGTTTATTACTAATGGCTTGTGGTCAAAACGGCAAAACTCCTGTTGATAATGCAGAGGCACAACGAATACAAGAAACAGCGGTAAGGAAACGACAATTAAAACAAAAAGAAGGAAAAAAAGAGAAACAACGAAAACTAGAAGAAATTGAAGTTATTAAAGATGTAATTCCTAGTGCAGTGATAGGAGTATTAAGCAAGCATAATGATCCAGAATGGAATGATGATATCGAGTATTTCAGTACTTATTTTGTTGGTATCAGTGTGGTGTTTAAAAAAGTTCCATATAAGGTAGTTGATGGAAATGAATTCTTATATGGTGTGATAGGGGATAATAGAGGGGCTGATGCTGCAGCAAGGAAAGCGGCAAGAAGAGAAGTTTATCTAGCTTTTGGCTATTTTTACAATTTGATTCGGGTTTTTGGAGCTTTTGCTTTGAGATTAGTTCGTCTTCCAGAATTAGTTGCAGAGCATAAAGAAACATTAAGAGATTTCCTTTTTAAGATAAGAGATTGTGCTAAAGCTTACTATTTAGATGTGTATGACGCTTTACAAAAGAAACTAGATAAACTTGAGATACTATCTTTAGAACATTTGAAGTTGTTGAGAACCAAATTGGAAGAACTTGACGCAGCAAAAAGGGCATTCATAGTTGATATAGTACAACCAATGCAAGTTCGTTTCTCAGTTACCACAGAAATGTCGAAAGCTGCTATAAAAAATAATAAGATTACCGCTGATGAAATGGAAGAATATTGGGAAACAAAGTTATCAAGTAAATTTGATGCTAGATGTAATGATATTATGAGGTTAGCTTCTGCAATTAAAGATATCTTGGATAAGATTTAG
- a CDS encoding virulence associated lipoprotein, whose protein sequence is MKKKVFILFMLVSLLLIACGPNGETAVDAETQQKEEEIAGIKKEIPSTVRAVLSTHYNADWDEDGKGYNLKGPGQLFNRVAYGTFNGKGLLYDGTTHGDIAAESKAARREIYLFLDYDDSVIKSVAKALNEALQYSIAVGLLEVLFKKIRRCAKAYYINVHDVLQNNLNKLKTLSLEDIVLLRTRLLELETAITKLKKNITPDGEVATKDDALAKLDNIHVGCDHIIMLSYDIIDVLNLID, encoded by the coding sequence TTGAAAAAAAAAGTTTTTATTTTATTTATGTTAGTTAGTTTATTACTAATAGCTTGTGGTCCAAACGGAGAAACTGCTGTTGATGCAGAGACACAACAAAAAGAAGAAGAAATTGCAGGCATTAAAAAGGAAATTCCTAGTACAGTGAGAGCCGTATTAAGCACGCATTATAATGCAGATTGGGATGAAGATGGCAAAGGATATAATCTAAAAGGTCCCGGTCAATTATTTAACAGAGTTGCATATGGAACATTTAATGGAAAGGGATTATTATATGATGGTACAACGCATGGCGATATTGCTGCTGAAAGCAAAGCAGCAAGAAGAGAAATTTATCTATTTCTTGATTATGATGATTCTGTGATTAAATCTGTGGCAAAGGCTCTTAATGAGGCACTGCAATATTCTATTGCAGTAGGGTTGTTAGAAGTGCTCTTTAAAAAGATAAGGAGGTGTGCTAAAGCTTACTATATAAATGTACATGATGTCTTGCAAAATAACCTAAATAAACTTAAGACACTATCTTTAGAAGATATAGTATTGTTAAGAACCAGATTGCTAGAACTTGAAACAGCAATAACGAAATTGAAAAAAAATATCACACCTGATGGAGAAGTTGCAACAAAAGACGATGCGCTAGCAAAGTTAGATAATATCCATGTTGGATGTGATCATATTATAATGTTATCTTATGACATTATAGATGTTTTAAATCTGATAGACTAA
- a CDS encoding virulence associated lipoprotein, which yields MKQKVFVIFVLISLLLIACDPREKTFDYAEAKRIQEEKVERIRKAEAQRIREKEEEIKQEEEAKRRKLAQENADQLERERVYRKGQADKEEEKARREAEEIRKQNLKKEEEERLKQKEILVIKKSITSEISTILEMHNKGFNESEKFLSISDISFAFSKLSYKTVDGKAFLYDGTTPNSDADISKEARREVYLCFGYNVNSLGGAAAIFGQVYWLPTVTGSLSGILQKARECAKAYYVDVYDFLAKNQNKLNTLSLEDLKLLKVRLNALAVEELKLRDYFKDDKLTPLTKLANARVMFKNVIEQAVLVKEILNDIQ from the coding sequence TTGAAACAAAAAGTTTTTGTTATATTTGTGTTGATAAGTTTATTACTAATAGCTTGTGATCCAAGAGAGAAGACTTTTGATTATGCAGAGGCAAAACGAATACAGGAAGAAAAGGTAGAACGAATACGAAAGGCAGAGGCACAACGAATACGAGAAAAAGAGGAAGAAATAAAACAAGAAGAAGAGGCCAAACGACGAAAACTAGCACAAGAAAACGCGGACCAACTAGAACGAGAAAGAGTGTATAGAAAAGGACAAGCAGACAAAGAAGAAGAGAAAGCAAGAAGGGAAGCAGAAGAGATCAGAAAACAAAATTTAAAAAAAGAAGAAGAGGAACGACTAAAACAAAAAGAAATTTTAGTTATTAAAAAGAGCATTACTTCTGAAATATCAACAATATTAGAAATGCATAATAAGGGTTTTAATGAATCTGAGAAATTTCTTTCTATTAGTGATATCAGTTTTGCTTTTAGCAAACTTTCATATAAAACAGTTGATGGAAAGGCATTTTTATATGATGGTACAACGCCTAATTCTGATGCTGATATAAGCAAAGAAGCAAGAAGAGAAGTTTATCTGTGTTTTGGGTATAATGTTAATTCGCTTGGAGGTGCTGCAGCTATTTTTGGGCAAGTATATTGGCTTCCTACAGTGACAGGATCATTATCAGGGATCCTTCAAAAGGCAAGAGAGTGCGCTAAAGCTTATTATGTAGATGTGTATGATTTTTTAGCAAAGAACCAAAATAAACTTAATACACTATCTTTAGAAGATTTGAAGTTGTTGAAAGTCAGATTGAACGCACTTGCCGTTGAAGAATTGAAATTACGAGATTATTTCAAGGATGATAAATTAACTCCGTTAACAAAGTTAGCTAACGCTCGTGTGATGTTTAAGAATGTTATAGAGCAGGCTGTTTTAGTTAAAGAGATCTTGAATGATATTCAGTAA
- a CDS encoding virulence associated lipoprotein: MKQKDFILFITCVFILIVLLLVSCGPKKYAPVSSAVRRNRVDLKKPRVGATVQPVTGTVTGGPKGGGGAVDNEQILKQKEIENIKIPDKVSEILKTHNNENWDEDAEGYNLKGANQLFTRVKYDVVDERKEFLYDGTIEGSADKSKAARREFYLACEYNAGFIKAFASVVNRLVATNELANENKEKLKTFLEDIRFYARSYYNAYSLLKEKQNRLDVLTLQNLQSLKTTFLTLEKEQQEVYDVIQVIINDYNNETPINSSEQTHHLKNSDTLPSEIIKYWEDTKAGEFRKKRSSLIDTASEIKNLLKDI, encoded by the coding sequence TTGAAACAAAAAGATTTTATTTTATTTATAACGTGTGTATTTATTTTAATAGTTTTATTGTTGGTATCGTGTGGACCAAAAAAGTATGCCCCTGTTTCTAGTGCTGTGAGGCGAAACAGAGTGGATTTGAAAAAGCCTCGAGTTGGTGCTACGGTACAACCTGTTACTGGAACTGTAACTGGAGGGCCTAAAGGTGGAGGTGGAGCTGTAGATAATGAGCAAATCTTGAAACAAAAAGAAATTGAAAATATTAAAATTCCTGATAAGGTATCAGAAATTTTAAAAACGCATAATAATGAAAATTGGGATGAGGATGCGGAAGGATATAATCTTAAAGGTGCCAATCAATTATTTACTAGAGTTAAATATGACGTAGTTGATGAAAGAAAGGAATTCTTATATGATGGTACAATTGAAGGCTCTGCTGATAAAAGCAAAGCAGCAAGAAGAGAATTTTATCTGGCTTGTGAGTATAATGCTGGTTTTATTAAAGCTTTTGCAAGTGTTGTCAATAGATTAGTTGCTACGAACGAACTAGCTAATGAAAATAAAGAAAAATTAAAAACTTTTTTGGAAGATATAAGGTTTTATGCTCGATCTTACTATAATGCATATAGTCTCTTAAAAGAAAAACAAAATAGACTTGATGTATTAACTTTACAAAATTTGCAATCGTTGAAAACTACATTTTTAACACTTGAAAAAGAACAACAGGAAGTATATGATGTAATACAAGTAATTATAAATGATTATAATAACGAGACACCAATTAATTCATCAGAACAAACTCATCATCTAAAAAATAGTGATACCCTTCCTTCCGAAATAATAAAATATTGGGAAGACACAAAGGCCGGCGAATTTAGAAAGAAACGTAGTTCTCTTATAGATACAGCTTCTGAAATTAAAAATTTGTTGAAGGATATCTAG
- a CDS encoding virulence associated lipoprotein, producing MLGLFAPPNPVDFSKPVDFSKPVAPPETFELEANDDAYYVDTDDEDTDDKGINDEDADDEDTPEQKIQKKEEIKDIKSKIPREVLKILNTHDRGTWDEEDQKLSFRVPSVEMVDRVNGVNGKQEIKYLLSTPRGLFYRLRYNDGSGSAPYTDKARRKEFYLALEYNDYYLAAFIYIYDRLSSNPAFSKETFLFRNNMVKRLRRYAVAYYIDVYQTLKAKEQKLDTLSLKNLRLLKTKLAELESSKKELIDEVILKLATDSNNLRTIVFESENTTVRNLSFDNLWLYFKEKYESFTAKYRVVMAHAKKIKVILNKIQ from the coding sequence TTGCTAGGCCTGTTTGCTCCTCCTAATCCTGTTGACTTTTCTAAGCCTGTTGACTTTTCTAAGCCTGTTGCTCCTCCTGAGACTTTTGAGCTTGAAGCTAATGATGATGCATATTATGTTGATACAGATGATGAAGATACAGATGATAAAGGTATAAATGATGAAGATGCAGATGATGAAGATACCCCAGAACAAAAAATACAAAAAAAAGAAGAAATTAAAGATATTAAAAGTAAAATTCCTAGAGAAGTATTAAAAATATTAAACACACATGATCGTGGAACTTGGGATGAGGAGGATCAAAAATTGTCTTTTAGGGTACCTTCAGTAGAAATGGTAGACAGAGTAAACGGTGTAAACGGTAAGCAAGAAATAAAATATTTGCTAAGTACTCCCCGTGGTTTATTTTACAGACTTAGATATAACGATGGTTCAGGTAGTGCTCCATATACAGACAAAGCACGAAGAAAAGAATTTTATCTAGCCCTTGAATATAATGATTATTATTTGGCAGCTTTTATATATATTTATGATAGACTTTCTTCTAATCCAGCATTTAGTAAGGAAACATTTTTATTTAGAAACAATATGGTTAAAAGATTAAGAAGGTATGCTGTAGCTTATTATATAGATGTATATCAAACTTTAAAAGCTAAAGAACAAAAACTTGATACACTATCGCTTAAAAATTTGCGATTATTAAAAACCAAATTGGCTGAACTTGAATCATCGAAAAAAGAATTAATAGATGAGGTAATACTAAAACTTGCAACGGATAGCAATAATTTGAGAACTATAGTATTTGAATCTGAAAATACCACAGTAAGAAATCTCAGTTTTGACAATTTATGGTTATATTTTAAAGAAAAGTACGAAAGCTTTACTGCTAAATATCGTGTTGTTATGGCTCATGCTAAAAAAATTAAAGTTATCTTAAATAAGATTCAGTAA